Proteins encoded within one genomic window of Brachybacterium muris:
- the add gene encoding adenosine deaminase — protein sequence MPSYDRPFIDSLPKAELHLHIEGTLEPELKLALARRNGVDIGQSTVEQVRATYDFTDLTSFLAVYYPAMEVLVTEQDFFDLAMAYFERAAADGVVRAEIFFDPQAHTSRGVPFSAVIDGLWSAVQEARGLGVEAALIMCFLRDHSVESAEETLAASLPYRDRILGVGLDSDERGNPPEKFAAVFAAAKQAGYRLTMHCDIDQEQSIANIATVLHQIGVERIDHGTNILEDGSLVAEAKERGIGFTCCPLSNSFVTEQMKSQEITDLLRQGLKVSVASDDPAYFGGYVGDNLEALAIAQDLSREEVVQLARNSLEISWAAPERIDAWVAQLEEIAAR from the coding sequence ATGCCCAGCTACGATCGCCCGTTCATCGATTCCCTGCCGAAGGCGGAGCTCCACCTGCACATCGAGGGCACCCTCGAGCCGGAGCTGAAGCTCGCCCTGGCCCGCCGCAACGGTGTGGACATCGGGCAGAGCACAGTGGAGCAGGTGCGTGCCACCTATGACTTCACCGATCTCACCAGCTTCCTGGCCGTCTACTACCCCGCCATGGAGGTGCTGGTCACCGAGCAGGACTTCTTTGACCTGGCCATGGCGTACTTCGAGCGCGCCGCCGCCGACGGAGTGGTGCGCGCGGAGATCTTCTTCGACCCGCAGGCCCACACCAGCCGCGGCGTGCCCTTCTCCGCCGTGATCGACGGGCTCTGGTCGGCTGTGCAGGAGGCGCGGGGCCTCGGCGTGGAGGCCGCGCTGATCATGTGCTTCCTGCGTGATCACAGCGTCGAGTCTGCCGAGGAGACGCTCGCGGCCTCGCTGCCCTATCGCGACCGGATCCTCGGGGTGGGGCTGGACTCCGACGAGCGCGGCAACCCGCCCGAGAAGTTCGCCGCGGTCTTCGCCGCCGCGAAGCAGGCCGGCTACCGCCTGACCATGCACTGCGACATCGACCAGGAGCAGTCGATCGCCAATATCGCCACAGTGCTCCATCAGATCGGCGTGGAGCGCATCGATCACGGGACGAACATCCTCGAGGACGGCTCCCTGGTCGCCGAGGCGAAGGAGCGCGGGATCGGGTTCACCTGCTGCCCGCTGTCGAACTCCTTCGTCACCGAGCAGATGAAGTCTCAAGAGATTACCGACCTCCTGCGCCAGGGGCTGAAGGTCTCGGTCGCCTCGGACGATCCCGCCTACTTCGGCGGCTACGTGGGTGACAACCTCGAGGCGCTGGCCATCGCCCAGGACCTCAGCCGCGAGGAGGTCGTGCAGCTGGCCCGCAACTCGCTCGAGATCAGCTGGGCCGCCCCTGAGCGCATCGACGCGTGGGTGGCTCAGCTCGAGGAGATCGCCGCGCGATGA
- the istA gene encoding IS21 family transposase: protein MVRKIRAKLVLQLRAEGLSGRAISSSQGMSRKSVRAVFEAADAAGIGWGDIADVADEQVYARLFPGRGEHESVFAQPDWEQVHREMARVGVTLKLLHGEYFDATTAAGDPAMGYDRFCRTYQHHVMVTGAASRVGHKAGQSVEVDWSGPTMELADPVTGEVSKVFLFVACLPFSRYAFCFPALDMRQESWLRAHVAMFEALGGTVPRIVPDNLKTGVVKHPREGEIVLNDAYREMAAHYSAAVLPGRVRKPKDKASVENTVAHVATWVIAGLRDQRFTSLPELAAAIGQRMEAYNAEPFQKRPGSRASVFDAEERPLLTPLPAVPYEISTWHYGRRVGRNGHVTFARNFYSAPFAHIGAKVDLRITARTLEIYQGSQRLTSHLLLPETASNEYRTNDADLPAGERFQAWDAQRVRAWADRVGPATVIVIQRIFESVPIVEQGLDPALAVLRLSRRFSVDRVEAACALALTGRVRSPRYAHLHPILATGQDKVAALRPPREEPAEDGGYVRGADYYAGGVR from the coding sequence ATGGTACGGAAGATCAGGGCGAAGCTGGTGCTCCAGCTGCGCGCAGAAGGTCTGTCGGGGCGAGCGATTTCGTCCTCGCAGGGCATGTCCCGCAAGTCCGTGAGGGCGGTGTTCGAGGCCGCTGACGCTGCAGGGATCGGGTGGGGCGATATCGCGGACGTCGCCGATGAGCAGGTGTATGCCCGGTTGTTCCCGGGCCGGGGCGAGCACGAGAGCGTGTTCGCACAGCCGGACTGGGAACAGGTCCATCGAGAGATGGCCAGGGTCGGCGTGACGCTGAAGCTGTTGCACGGCGAGTACTTCGACGCGACCACGGCGGCTGGGGATCCGGCGATGGGGTATGACCGGTTTTGCCGCACCTACCAGCACCACGTCATGGTCACCGGTGCCGCTTCGAGAGTCGGTCACAAGGCCGGCCAGAGCGTGGAGGTCGACTGGTCCGGCCCCACGATGGAGCTGGCCGATCCGGTCACCGGCGAGGTCTCGAAGGTGTTCTTGTTCGTTGCCTGCCTGCCTTTTTCTCGTTACGCGTTCTGCTTCCCGGCGCTGGATATGCGCCAGGAGTCCTGGCTGCGAGCGCACGTAGCGATGTTCGAGGCGCTGGGCGGGACGGTCCCGAGGATCGTTCCGGACAACCTCAAGACCGGTGTGGTGAAGCACCCCCGCGAGGGCGAGATCGTCCTGAACGATGCGTATCGCGAGATGGCAGCGCATTACTCGGCGGCGGTGCTCCCGGGGAGGGTGCGGAAACCGAAAGACAAGGCGAGCGTGGAGAACACCGTCGCGCACGTCGCGACCTGGGTCATCGCCGGGCTGCGGGATCAGCGATTCACGTCCCTGCCCGAACTTGCAGCCGCCATCGGGCAGCGGATGGAGGCCTATAACGCGGAGCCGTTCCAGAAGCGGCCCGGATCCCGCGCCAGCGTGTTCGACGCGGAGGAGCGGCCGCTGCTGACGCCGCTGCCGGCGGTGCCCTACGAGATCTCGACATGGCACTACGGACGACGAGTGGGCAGGAACGGGCACGTCACGTTCGCGCGGAACTTCTACTCCGCGCCGTTCGCGCACATCGGCGCGAAGGTCGATCTGCGCATCACGGCCCGGACGCTGGAGATCTATCAGGGCAGCCAGCGACTGACCAGTCACCTGCTGCTCCCGGAGACCGCGAGCAATGAGTACCGCACCAACGACGCGGACCTACCTGCGGGCGAGCGTTTCCAGGCCTGGGACGCGCAGAGGGTGCGGGCGTGGGCAGATCGGGTCGGGCCGGCCACGGTGATCGTGATCCAGCGGATCTTCGAGTCCGTGCCGATCGTGGAACAGGGCCTGGATCCCGCGTTGGCGGTGCTACGGCTCTCTCGCCGCTTCTCCGTAGATCGGGTCGAGGCGGCCTGCGCACTCGCGCTGACGGGACGGGTCCGTTCACCGCGCTATGCGCATCTGCACCCGATCTTGGCCACCGGGCAGGACAAGGTCGCCGCCCTGCGTCCACCCCGCGAGGAACCCGCGGAAGACGGCGGATACGTCCGTGGCGCCGACTACTACGCCGGAGGTGTCCGGTGA
- a CDS encoding HAD family hydrolase, translating to MNGDPCTLAAEKLLAATAVLLDFNGTLSLDEDLLEDCYARALAALDLAPPAPGEYATLLGRSEEDIAAALLVSRAEAVTTDALLDEVAAAYVEACRERPRVPAAHLEVVRALHARGIPLAIVTGTLRRMIEPVLADLQLSHEIPVVVTIEDVRQGKPDPEGFRRGLELLGVDAGQVEPGQVVVLEDSPSGVAAGHALGAFVIGCGGTASGADVEILDLASLASAKI from the coding sequence ATGAATGGTGACCCCTGCACCCTCGCTGCCGAGAAGCTCCTCGCCGCGACAGCCGTGCTGCTGGATTTCAACGGCACCCTGTCCCTGGACGAGGACCTCCTCGAGGACTGCTACGCCCGCGCCCTCGCCGCCCTCGACCTCGCCCCGCCCGCCCCCGGCGAGTACGCGACGCTGCTGGGCCGCAGCGAGGAGGACATCGCCGCGGCGCTCCTGGTGAGTCGTGCCGAGGCGGTCACGACCGACGCACTCCTCGACGAGGTCGCCGCCGCCTACGTGGAGGCGTGCCGGGAACGCCCCCGCGTCCCGGCCGCGCACCTCGAGGTGGTGCGCGCCCTGCACGCACGCGGCATCCCGCTCGCCATCGTCACCGGCACTCTGCGCCGCATGATCGAGCCCGTCCTCGCCGACCTCCAGCTCTCCCATGAGATCCCCGTCGTGGTGACGATCGAGGACGTGCGCCAGGGCAAGCCCGACCCCGAGGGCTTCCGCCGCGGGCTCGAGCTGCTCGGGGTCGATGCCGGACAGGTGGAGCCCGGCCAGGTCGTGGTCCTCGAGGACTCCCCCTCCGGCGTCGCCGCCGGGCACGCGCTTGGGGCCTTCGTGATCGGGTGTGGTGGGACCGCATCCGGGGCGGATGTGGAAATTCTTGACTTGGCTTCGCTAGCCAGCGCTAAAATCTGA
- a CDS encoding C69 family dipeptidase: protein MPCTNLLVGRRASAAGSPLVARTEDSSAGSFDPKRAVVMRPEDQPRTYTSVLGGRTIELPENPLRYTAIPNALPDEGIWGCAGINAANVAMSATETITSNPRVLAADPLAERDGETPGGFGEEDFVTLVLPYIRSAREGVERLGALLAEHGTYEMNGIAFSDAEDIWWLETVGGHHWIARRVPEDHYVTMPNQLGIDSFDLTDAEGPGRDHLASPDLRAFLREHHLDLTLRSGSTASDTAFNPREAFGSHTEHDHLYNTPRAWYMQRTLSPHAEDWDAGRPGASPDSDDLAWSRRPERLLTIEDVKDVLSSHYQGTVFDPYSARGTDAERRAFRPIGINRHNALAILQIRPGLPESHRAVQWIAYASLPFTTLIPMFTNVEEAPAYLATTGEQVSTDSFYWTSRMIAALADAHFHQVIPLIERYQQRTLALGRSAVHTADGEAAAAGTAGEVLALLTAANTRITERIRRETDALLGQVLFTASDRMTNRFSRSDG from the coding sequence ATGCCCTGCACTAACCTCCTCGTCGGCCGCCGTGCGAGCGCCGCCGGCTCCCCGCTGGTCGCCCGCACCGAAGACTCCTCGGCCGGGAGCTTCGATCCGAAGCGGGCCGTGGTGATGCGGCCCGAGGACCAGCCGCGCACCTACACCTCCGTGCTCGGCGGGCGCACCATCGAGCTGCCCGAGAACCCGCTGCGCTACACCGCGATCCCGAACGCCCTGCCGGACGAGGGGATCTGGGGCTGCGCCGGGATCAACGCGGCGAACGTCGCGATGAGCGCGACCGAGACGATCACCTCGAACCCGCGCGTGCTCGCCGCGGATCCGCTGGCCGAGCGCGACGGGGAGACCCCGGGTGGCTTCGGCGAGGAGGACTTCGTGACCCTCGTGCTGCCGTACATCCGCTCGGCCCGCGAGGGCGTTGAACGGCTCGGGGCGCTGCTGGCCGAGCACGGCACCTATGAGATGAACGGGATCGCGTTCAGCGACGCCGAGGACATCTGGTGGCTGGAGACCGTGGGCGGGCACCACTGGATCGCGCGGCGCGTGCCCGAGGACCACTACGTGACGATGCCGAACCAGCTGGGCATCGACTCCTTCGACCTCACCGACGCCGAAGGTCCCGGCCGCGACCATCTCGCCAGCCCCGACCTGCGCGCATTCCTGCGGGAGCACCACCTGGACCTCACCCTGCGCAGCGGCTCCACCGCCAGCGACACGGCGTTCAACCCTCGCGAGGCCTTCGGCTCCCACACCGAGCACGACCACCTCTACAACACGCCCCGCGCCTGGTACATGCAGCGCACCCTCAGCCCGCACGCCGAGGACTGGGACGCAGGGCGCCCCGGCGCGAGCCCCGACTCCGACGACCTCGCCTGGAGCCGGCGGCCCGAGCGCCTGCTGACGATCGAGGACGTCAAGGATGTGCTCTCCTCCCACTACCAGGGCACCGTCTTCGACCCCTACTCCGCGCGCGGCACCGACGCGGAGCGCCGCGCCTTCCGCCCCATCGGCATCAACCGCCACAACGCGCTGGCGATCCTGCAGATCCGCCCGGGCCTGCCGGAGTCGCACCGAGCCGTGCAGTGGATCGCCTACGCCTCGCTTCCGTTCACGACCCTGATCCCGATGTTCACGAACGTCGAGGAGGCCCCCGCCTATCTCGCCACGACCGGCGAGCAGGTCAGCACCGACAGCTTCTACTGGACCTCGCGCATGATCGCGGCGCTGGCCGATGCGCACTTCCACCAGGTGATCCCGCTCATTGAGCGCTACCAGCAGCGCACCCTCGCGCTCGGCCGCAGCGCCGTCCACACGGCCGACGGGGAGGCCGCCGCGGCCGGTACGGCGGGCGAGGTGCTGGCCCTGCTCACCGCAGCGAACACCCGGATCACCGAGCGGATCCGCAGGGAGACCGACGCGCTGCTCGGCCAGGTGCTGTTCACGGCGAGCGACCGCATGACCAACCGGTTCTCGCGGTCGGACGGGTGA
- a CDS encoding sulfatase-like hydrolase/transferase, translated as MATWAASAPTTSPPPHLDSLCQGGIKLSRCYANSPVCSPSRAALLTGKHPAHAGVEQILGGSRRTPGLPPQDTLATLLRERGYRTGLFGKWHLGAAEEFAPTRYGFEEVFGFRAGCVDYYSHIFSWGGHDPVHDLWDGEEEVWRNGEYLTTAIGQRASDFITRHAGGDLFFCFVPFNARHYPMHAPAEHMERVAHLPPGRRETGAMIAALDDAVGEILAALDAAGAREGTIVLFSSDNGPSRESRNRLGGEEISYEGGSSGGLRGAKGSLFEGGIRVPGILSWPTGLPSGVESEQVGLMMDVLPTFLHAADGVAPDLPERDEVSLLDVLKDPGATVPERTVAWAYGGQVAVRRGRFKIVSDVRAGMDPPAVVERALYDLEADPREEFDVFVREAEVMRALGEELEGYWRRIAEWGRAAAVP; from the coding sequence GTGGCGACCTGGGCTGCTTCGGCGCCGACGACCTCCCCACCCCCGCACCTGGACTCCCTGTGCCAAGGCGGGATCAAGCTCTCCCGCTGCTACGCGAACTCTCCGGTCTGCTCCCCGTCCCGCGCCGCGCTGCTCACCGGGAAGCATCCCGCCCACGCGGGGGTGGAGCAGATCCTCGGCGGCTCACGGCGCACCCCGGGCCTGCCCCCGCAGGACACTCTTGCGACCCTTCTTCGCGAGCGCGGCTATCGCACGGGACTGTTCGGCAAATGGCATCTCGGCGCGGCCGAGGAGTTCGCCCCCACCCGCTACGGCTTCGAGGAGGTGTTCGGGTTCAGGGCCGGGTGCGTGGACTACTACTCCCACATCTTCTCCTGGGGCGGGCACGACCCCGTCCACGACCTGTGGGACGGCGAGGAGGAGGTGTGGCGGAACGGCGAGTACCTCACCACCGCGATCGGTCAGCGGGCCAGCGACTTCATCACCCGCCACGCCGGGGGTGACCTGTTCTTCTGCTTCGTCCCGTTCAACGCCCGGCACTACCCGATGCACGCCCCGGCCGAGCACATGGAGCGCGTCGCCCACCTCCCACCCGGCCGCCGCGAGACCGGCGCGATGATCGCCGCGCTCGACGACGCCGTGGGGGAGATCCTCGCCGCGCTCGACGCCGCCGGAGCGCGGGAGGGCACGATCGTGCTGTTCTCCTCCGACAACGGCCCCTCCCGCGAGAGCCGCAACCGGCTGGGCGGCGAGGAGATCTCCTACGAGGGCGGCTCGAGCGGCGGACTCCGCGGTGCGAAGGGCAGCCTGTTCGAGGGCGGGATCCGCGTCCCCGGCATCCTCTCCTGGCCTACTGGTCTGCCCTCCGGGGTGGAGAGTGAGCAGGTGGGGCTCATGATGGATGTTCTGCCCACCTTCCTGCACGCGGCCGACGGGGTGGCGCCTGACCTGCCGGAGAGGGACGAGGTTTCGCTGCTGGACGTGCTCAAGGATCCGGGAGCGACGGTGCCCGAGCGAACCGTGGCCTGGGCGTACGGCGGGCAGGTCGCCGTGCGGCGCGGCCGGTTCAAGATCGTCTCTGACGTGCGCGCGGGGATGGACCCGCCGGCCGTGGTGGAGCGAGCGCTGTACGACCTCGAGGCGGACCCTCGCGAGGAGTTCGACGTGTTCGTGCGGGAGGCCGAGGTGATGCGGGCACTGGGGGAGGAGCTGGAGGGGTATTGGCGTCGGATCGCGGAGTGGGGGAGAGCCGCGGCGGTGCCCTGA
- a CDS encoding ATP-binding protein: MSVIDNDTKRKLREMGATALLDAIDAQDEAHVLGMSFQERLQLIVDEAHSIFNHGKVEGLIRRAGLRYPGADLRRLDLVEERGLNRNVIAQLATCSFIQRQQNVVFQGFTGSGKSYLGCALAKQACQHRLRAHYIRMPDLEEAWALAKDKPQGQTKFLRKYSTFSLLVIDEWLLDHPDEGMRSMLLELLERRYDTGSTVFCTQYPKKDWHARLGGAVHADAIMDRIVHNTIWIDTGDRNMREHTALPQ; this comes from the coding sequence GTGAGCGTGATCGATAACGACACGAAGCGGAAGCTGCGCGAGATGGGCGCGACCGCGCTGCTGGACGCGATCGATGCCCAGGATGAGGCTCACGTGCTGGGGATGTCGTTCCAGGAACGGCTCCAGCTGATCGTGGACGAGGCGCATTCCATCTTCAATCATGGAAAGGTCGAGGGTCTGATCCGCCGGGCGGGGCTGCGTTATCCCGGAGCGGACCTGCGGCGGCTGGATCTGGTCGAGGAACGGGGACTGAACCGGAACGTGATCGCGCAACTGGCAACCTGCTCCTTCATCCAGCGGCAACAGAACGTGGTCTTCCAGGGCTTCACCGGCTCAGGGAAGTCCTACCTCGGCTGCGCGCTGGCGAAGCAGGCCTGCCAGCACCGGCTCCGAGCCCACTACATCCGAATGCCCGACCTCGAAGAGGCCTGGGCCCTGGCAAAGGACAAGCCGCAGGGCCAGACGAAGTTCCTGCGGAAGTACTCCACGTTCTCGCTGCTGGTGATCGACGAGTGGCTGCTGGACCATCCTGACGAGGGAATGCGTTCGATGCTGCTGGAACTGCTCGAGCGCCGCTATGACACCGGCTCGACCGTGTTCTGCACCCAGTACCCGAAGAAGGACTGGCACGCCCGGCTCGGTGGAGCAGTCCACGCCGATGCGATCATGGACCGCATCGTGCACAACACAATCTGGATCGACACCGGCGACAGGAACATGCGAGAACACACCGCACTGCCCCAGTGA
- the dld gene encoding D-lactate dehydrogenase → MRTPRNQRSAEAVEAFTRIMGRKHVLTSARATAPFTTGDRFGAGDVVAVLRPGSLVDMWRALQVCVDHDLIVITQAANTGLTGGSGPGDQDYDRDIVILSTLRIDGIHLINDVREAISLAGATLFSLEEKLAAHGREPHSVIGSSSIGATVVGGIANNSGGSQMRKGPAYTEQAIFARVDEDGRIHLVNHLGIDLGTDPTHILDRLERGDWDAADVTPPPPDSTGTDYADHVRQLADTPARFNADPTFLHEASGSAGKIMVFAVRTRTFPLEKDKATFYIGTDRPSDLEALRREFLAADGPLPISGEYMSAHAFDLATEYGKDTYVSLKHAGSRTLVRMFALKGWANGVFAKLPGFGPSTADAISQKLFSLVPEKIPSRLTDYRDRFDHHLLLVVSGSERAATAQLLREFFAGPEHEGDFFECDADEAQSATLIRFGVASAASRYYVMHRAEASAMVTFDVALRRDDEDWLERLPEEIADQLLESAYFGHFFCHVLHQDHVAKKGADPVALKKRMTQLLVDRGAAVPAEHNFGRIYPAPEQLVAHYRELDPLNMFNAGVGETSAKKGWG, encoded by the coding sequence ATGCGCACACCGAGGAACCAGCGATCGGCCGAGGCCGTCGAGGCCTTCACCCGGATCATGGGGCGCAAGCACGTGCTCACCTCGGCGCGTGCCACCGCGCCGTTCACCACGGGCGACCGCTTCGGTGCCGGTGACGTGGTCGCCGTGCTGCGGCCCGGCTCGCTGGTGGACATGTGGCGGGCGCTGCAGGTATGCGTGGACCACGATCTGATCGTCATCACCCAGGCCGCGAACACGGGTCTCACCGGCGGCTCCGGCCCCGGCGACCAGGACTACGACCGCGACATCGTCATCCTCTCCACGCTGCGGATCGACGGGATCCACCTCATCAACGATGTCCGCGAGGCGATCAGCCTGGCCGGCGCCACCCTGTTCTCGCTCGAGGAGAAGCTCGCCGCGCACGGCCGCGAGCCTCACTCGGTGATCGGCTCGAGCTCCATCGGCGCGACCGTCGTCGGCGGCATCGCGAACAACTCCGGCGGCTCCCAGATGCGTAAGGGCCCCGCCTACACGGAGCAGGCGATCTTCGCCCGCGTCGATGAGGACGGCCGGATTCACCTGGTGAACCACCTCGGGATCGATCTCGGCACCGATCCCACGCACATCCTCGACCGGCTCGAGCGCGGGGACTGGGACGCCGCCGACGTCACCCCGCCGCCGCCCGACTCCACCGGCACCGACTACGCGGACCACGTGCGACAGCTGGCCGACACCCCGGCCCGCTTCAACGCCGACCCGACCTTCCTCCACGAGGCCTCCGGCAGCGCCGGCAAGATCATGGTGTTCGCCGTGCGCACCCGCACCTTCCCGCTCGAGAAGGACAAGGCCACCTTCTACATCGGCACCGACCGCCCCTCCGATCTCGAGGCGCTGCGCCGTGAGTTCCTCGCCGCCGACGGCCCGCTGCCGATCTCGGGCGAGTACATGAGCGCGCATGCCTTCGACCTCGCGACCGAGTACGGCAAGGACACCTACGTCTCGCTCAAGCACGCCGGCTCCCGCACCCTGGTGCGCATGTTCGCGCTGAAGGGCTGGGCCAACGGCGTGTTCGCGAAGCTGCCCGGCTTCGGGCCCTCCACCGCCGATGCGATCTCCCAGAAGCTCTTCTCCCTGGTGCCGGAGAAGATCCCGTCCCGGCTCACCGACTACCGCGACCGCTTCGACCATCACCTGCTGCTGGTGGTCAGCGGCAGCGAGCGCGCGGCGACCGCCCAGCTGCTCCGCGAGTTCTTCGCCGGCCCCGAGCATGAGGGCGACTTCTTCGAGTGCGACGCCGACGAGGCCCAGAGCGCGACCCTGATCCGCTTCGGCGTCGCCAGCGCCGCGAGCCGCTACTACGTCATGCACCGCGCCGAGGCCTCGGCGATGGTCACCTTCGATGTGGCCCTGCGCCGGGACGATGAGGACTGGCTGGAGCGCCTGCCCGAGGAGATCGCGGACCAACTGCTCGAGAGCGCCTACTTCGGCCACTTCTTCTGCCACGTCCTGCACCAGGACCATGTGGCGAAGAAGGGCGCGGACCCGGTCGCACTGAAGAAGCGGATGACGCAGCTGCTGGTGGACCGCGGCGCTGCGGTCCCCGCCGAGCACAACTTCGGCCGGATCTACCCGGCCCCCGAGCAGCTGGTCGCCCACTACCGTGAGCTCGACCCGCTGAACATGTTTAACGCCGGGGTGGGGGAGACGTCGGCGAAGAAGGGGTGGGGGTGA
- a CDS encoding helicase produces MASSRRSSTRHRRSSRRSSSSRTPRELPFIGPGERLWILDVPYGTQVEGASWHPAVKMHVHVGRTLPDHLAPYSPGPHTLGRFLENLHNPDSPAEVPAPTDGFEPRQNQYEAADAIAARAKAGGRMFLLADEPGVGKTISAVLGASAVGDLRGAERVLVVADRPAAITIGHWCRTITALGDSGLEWVVITWDRLEKVAGHDWDVIIADEAHALRRTTTKRWKLWSRISGHTRSHDAAPFVIATTATPGHTPLELPYLAPAYAQVHDEPIGEWTSVKEPADRFRSALERHGIALEKGRYGATWTTDPARRAEDLARVRTWLTDAEPAAMLHRAAPWGPVPISGMPVALTPAEREAYEADWGEFCREMDLARRGRNTAKGRAALLRFRQKAGLLRVDSTAQWIAQQVEAERQVACSVEFVTTAADPITERLQDSGIEVATIFGRDRFDVEAERLRFQTGEAPVCVFTTVASISLHAGETLPGGRQASTAPRMGLFHQARYSGIAGRQVTGRTHRDHQVSPWHIAYAEDTVEEQVSKVMVERIAAASDTVGGDTEGLTDVAQLLGADWLPTASLTEGSA; encoded by the coding sequence GTGGCATCTTCCCGTCGTTCCTCCACGCGCCACCGCAGGTCCTCGCGCCGCAGCAGCTCCTCGCGCACCCCGCGTGAGCTGCCCTTCATCGGCCCGGGCGAGCGGCTGTGGATCCTCGACGTCCCCTACGGCACACAGGTCGAGGGCGCCTCCTGGCACCCCGCGGTGAAGATGCACGTGCACGTCGGCCGGACGCTCCCGGACCATCTCGCGCCCTACTCCCCCGGCCCGCACACCCTCGGCCGTTTCCTGGAGAACCTCCACAACCCCGACTCCCCCGCCGAGGTCCCGGCGCCGACCGACGGCTTCGAGCCGCGGCAGAACCAGTACGAGGCGGCCGACGCGATCGCGGCCCGTGCCAAGGCGGGCGGGCGGATGTTCCTGCTGGCCGACGAGCCGGGCGTCGGCAAGACGATCTCCGCCGTGCTCGGCGCGAGCGCCGTCGGCGATCTGCGCGGCGCGGAGCGGGTACTGGTGGTCGCGGACCGTCCGGCGGCGATCACGATCGGGCACTGGTGCCGCACGATCACCGCGCTCGGCGACTCCGGGCTGGAGTGGGTGGTGATCACCTGGGACCGGCTGGAGAAGGTCGCCGGCCACGACTGGGACGTGATCATCGCCGACGAGGCGCACGCCCTGCGCCGCACCACCACGAAGCGGTGGAAGCTGTGGTCGCGGATCTCCGGGCACACCCGCTCGCACGACGCGGCGCCGTTCGTCATCGCGACCACGGCCACGCCCGGCCACACCCCGCTCGAGCTGCCGTACCTGGCCCCCGCCTATGCGCAGGTGCACGACGAGCCGATCGGCGAGTGGACCTCCGTGAAGGAGCCCGCCGACAGATTCCGGTCCGCACTCGAACGGCACGGGATCGCGCTGGAGAAGGGCCGATACGGCGCGACCTGGACGACGGATCCGGCCCGGCGGGCGGAAGATCTCGCGCGGGTGCGCACCTGGCTCACGGACGCGGAGCCGGCGGCGATGCTGCATCGTGCCGCGCCCTGGGGGCCGGTGCCGATCTCCGGGATGCCGGTCGCGCTCACGCCGGCCGAGCGCGAGGCCTACGAGGCGGATTGGGGAGAGTTCTGCCGCGAGATGGACCTCGCGCGCCGCGGACGCAACACCGCGAAGGGGCGGGCGGCGCTGCTGCGCTTCCGGCAGAAGGCGGGGCTGCTCCGCGTGGACTCGACGGCGCAGTGGATCGCGCAGCAGGTCGAGGCGGAACGGCAGGTGGCCTGTTCGGTCGAGTTCGTGACCACCGCCGCCGATCCCATCACCGAACGTCTCCAGGACTCGGGGATCGAGGTCGCGACGATCTTCGGCCGGGACCGCTTCGACGTCGAGGCCGAGCGGCTGCGCTTCCAGACCGGGGAGGCGCCGGTGTGCGTGTTCACCACCGTCGCCTCGATCAGCCTCCACGCCGGCGAGACCCTCCCCGGCGGCAGGCAGGCATCCACCGCGCCGCGCATGGGACTGTTCCACCAGGCGCGCTACTCCGGCATCGCCGGCAGGCAGGTCACCGGTCGCACCCACCGCGACCACCAGGTCTCTCCCTGGCACATCGCCTACGCCGAGGACACGGTCGAGGAGCAGGTCAGCAAGGTGATGGTGGAGCGGATCGCCGCCGCCTCCGACACCGTCGGCGGGGATACCGAGGGCCTCACCGATGTGGCGCAGCTGCTCGGCGCGGACTGGCTGCCGACGGCGAGCCTCACGGAGGGCAGCGCCTGA